A region of Lacinutrix sp. Hel_I_90 DNA encodes the following proteins:
- a CDS encoding dihydrofolate reductase: MFGKKKEKPQIDPEQFELIKNAQGRIKQKKRLYIHFVIFLIGAVFLIIANTFLGIGEDVKIFGLDWFVIAISIWLCFFLYHLFNVFITNKFMGPAWEKAQLDKLVAKQKLRIEKIKADLEKEAPQEAENKLNNKALASKNIKNLTSIVAAGENNEIGKNNELIWHLKDDLKRFKTLTSGHHIIMGRKTFESFQKPLPNRTHVVITRQQNYEVPLGVIVVNSMEDALDAAKNDSQPFIIGGGEIYKQAMPFVSKIELTRVHATFDADTFFPQLDLTNWKEIASKIHAQDEDHDYAFSFLTYERK, from the coding sequence ATGTTCGGAAAAAAGAAAGAAAAACCACAAATAGACCCAGAGCAATTTGAATTAATTAAAAATGCACAAGGTCGTATAAAGCAAAAAAAACGCCTATATATTCACTTCGTTATTTTTTTAATTGGTGCTGTTTTTTTAATAATCGCTAATACGTTTTTAGGTATTGGTGAAGACGTAAAAATATTCGGTTTAGACTGGTTTGTTATTGCTATATCCATCTGGTTATGCTTCTTTTTATATCATTTATTTAATGTGTTCATCACCAATAAATTTATGGGACCAGCATGGGAAAAAGCACAATTAGATAAATTAGTTGCAAAACAAAAACTACGGATTGAAAAAATAAAAGCAGATTTAGAAAAAGAAGCACCTCAGGAAGCCGAAAACAAGCTTAACAATAAAGCGCTTGCTTCTAAAAACATTAAGAACCTAACCTCTATTGTAGCAGCTGGTGAAAACAATGAGATAGGCAAGAATAATGAATTGATTTGGCACTTAAAGGATGACTTAAAACGCTTTAAAACACTCACTTCCGGACATCATATTATTATGGGTCGTAAAACATTTGAAAGTTTTCAAAAACCACTACCAAACAGAACCCACGTGGTTATTACCAGACAACAAAATTATGAAGTACCATTAGGTGTTATTGTCGTTAATTCTATGGAAGATGCGCTCGATGCTGCAAAAAATGACAGTCAGCCATTTATCATTGGTGGTGGTGAAATTTACAAACAAGCCATGCCTTTTGTTTCTAAAATTGAATTAACCCGTGTACATGCAACCTTTGATGCCGATACTTTTTTTCCACAACTCGATTTAACCAATTGGAAGGAAATAGCAAGTAAAATTCACGCTCAAGATGAAGATCATGATTATGCGTTTTCGTTTCTAACCTATGAACGAAAGTGA
- a CDS encoding NAD(P)/FAD-dependent oxidoreductase, with the protein MVKDIQLRLTLKDEERSDILLVKAAQYLDIPKEDITGIKIVRKSIDARKPKIILNYKVSVYIREVPPKASAYQFDYKDVSKAKAVHIIGFGPAGMWAALRCIELGYKPIILERGKNVKDRRRDLKAINQDHVVNEDSNYCFGEGGAGTYSDGKLYTRSLKRGDVRRIFENLVFHGATDEILVDAHPHIGTNKLPKVVQNIRETILNHGGEVHFESRVTDFTVKNNKIVSLLLQNGNEMPTERVILATGHSARDIFYLLNEKAIAIKSKSFAMGVRVEHPQHIIDAIQYHCSGNRHELLPAASYSLVQQVNERGVYSFCMCPGGFIVPAATADGEVVVNGMSPSRRNNKFANSGIVVEINADKDLRKYEQFGELKGLEFQKDLERLAFTAGGRSQVAPAQRLTDFVEGRLSSSLNDTSYQPGLKSAPLHSLLPKLIGSRLRKGFEAFGQKMKGYYTEEANIVGVESRTSSPVNIPRNETLEHPQISNLFPCGEGGGYAGGIVSAAMDGERCAEAAVVGL; encoded by the coding sequence ATGGTAAAAGACATTCAGCTTCGCTTAACTTTAAAAGATGAAGAACGTAGTGATATATTGCTCGTCAAGGCAGCACAGTATTTAGATATTCCAAAAGAAGACATTACAGGAATAAAAATAGTGCGCAAGTCTATTGATGCTCGTAAACCAAAAATTATTCTTAATTATAAGGTTTCGGTTTACATTCGTGAAGTCCCTCCCAAAGCATCTGCTTACCAATTTGATTATAAAGACGTGTCAAAAGCAAAAGCAGTACATATTATTGGTTTTGGCCCAGCTGGAATGTGGGCGGCATTGCGTTGTATAGAGCTAGGTTATAAACCAATTATATTAGAACGCGGTAAAAATGTAAAAGACCGCCGTCGTGATTTAAAAGCGATAAATCAAGATCATGTCGTTAATGAAGATTCAAATTATTGCTTTGGAGAAGGTGGTGCGGGCACGTATAGTGATGGTAAATTGTACACCCGAAGTTTAAAACGTGGGGATGTGCGCCGGATTTTTGAGAATCTTGTTTTTCATGGCGCGACCGACGAAATTCTGGTCGATGCACATCCACATATTGGAACCAATAAACTCCCAAAAGTAGTGCAAAATATACGTGAGACCATTTTAAACCACGGTGGTGAAGTACATTTTGAATCACGCGTTACCGACTTCACTGTTAAAAATAATAAGATTGTCTCTCTACTATTACAAAACGGTAATGAAATGCCAACAGAACGTGTTATTCTGGCTACTGGTCATTCTGCAAGAGATATATTCTATTTACTAAATGAAAAAGCAATAGCCATCAAATCGAAGTCCTTTGCTATGGGTGTTCGTGTAGAACACCCGCAACACATTATAGATGCTATTCAGTACCATTGTTCTGGCAATCGCCATGAACTACTACCAGCTGCTTCTTACAGTTTAGTACAACAAGTGAATGAACGTGGCGTGTATTCGTTTTGCATGTGCCCTGGTGGCTTTATAGTGCCTGCAGCAACAGCAGATGGAGAAGTGGTTGTTAATGGGATGTCGCCTTCTCGCAGAAATAACAAGTTCGCCAATTCTGGCATTGTCGTAGAAATTAATGCAGATAAAGATTTACGCAAATATGAACAGTTTGGGGAGTTAAAAGGTTTAGAATTTCAAAAAGACTTAGAGCGTTTGGCTTTTACCGCTGGTGGCAGAAGCCAGGTGGCACCTGCTCAGCGCCTTACTGATTTTGTGGAAGGCCGTTTGTCGTCTTCATTAAACGACACATCCTATCAACCCGGTTTAAAAAGTGCACCACTACACTCTTTATTACCAAAATTAATTGGTAGCCGATTACGAAAAGGCTTTGAAGCCTTCGGTCAAAAAATGAAAGGCTACTATACCGAGGAAGCAAATATTGTTGGTGTAGAGTCACGTACGAGTTCTCCTGTAAATATTCCAAGAAATGAAACCTTAGAACACCCACAAATTTCAAATTTATTTCCTTGTGGTGAAGGTGGTGGTTATGCTGGCGGAATTGTTAGCGCCGCAATGGATGGTGAACGTTGCGCCGAAGCTGCTGTTGTTGGGTTATAA
- the fabD gene encoding ACP S-malonyltransferase, with protein sequence MHAYIFPGQGAQFSGMGLDLYENSPEAQHLFEDANEILGFHITDIMFEGTAEALKETKVTQPAIFLHSVILAKTLGHRFKPDMVAGHSLGEFSALVANGTLTFEDGLKLVSERALAMQKACEIQPSTMAAVLGLEDAIVEKICKSTEGIVVAANYNCPGQLVISGEIDAINRACQALKDAGARRALVLPVGGAFHSPMMEPAREKLAAAIENTRFSKPNCPIYQNVTASAVISESDIKTNLMSQLTAPVRWTQSVQHMIADGATLFTEVGPGKVLQGLVKKIDSAAETASATFEKEA encoded by the coding sequence ATGCACGCATATATATTTCCAGGTCAAGGTGCTCAATTCTCAGGAATGGGCTTAGACTTATATGAAAACTCACCAGAAGCACAGCACTTATTTGAAGATGCAAACGAAATTTTAGGCTTCCATATCACAGACATTATGTTTGAAGGTACTGCCGAAGCTTTAAAAGAAACAAAGGTAACGCAGCCCGCTATTTTTTTACATTCTGTAATACTAGCAAAAACATTAGGCCATCGTTTTAAGCCAGATATGGTTGCTGGTCACTCACTTGGCGAATTTTCTGCCTTAGTGGCCAATGGCACTTTAACTTTTGAAGACGGTTTAAAATTAGTGTCTGAACGTGCTTTAGCCATGCAAAAAGCATGTGAGATACAACCAAGTACAATGGCAGCTGTTTTAGGTCTAGAGGACGCTATTGTTGAAAAGATTTGTAAAAGCACCGAAGGTATCGTTGTTGCCGCAAACTACAATTGCCCTGGACAGCTTGTTATTTCTGGCGAAATTGACGCTATTAATAGAGCCTGTCAAGCCTTGAAAGATGCAGGAGCTCGTCGTGCTTTAGTGCTACCTGTTGGTGGCGCATTTCATTCTCCAATGATGGAACCAGCTCGGGAAAAATTAGCCGCAGCTATAGAAAATACACGATTTAGTAAACCAAATTGTCCTATTTACCAAAACGTAACTGCTAGTGCTGTTATTAGCGAAAGTGATATTAAAACCAATTTAATGTCTCAATTAACGGCTCCAGTGCGTTGGACACAATCTGTACAGCATATGATAGCAGATGGCGCTACCTTGTTTACAGAAGTTGGCCCAGGAAAAGTACTCCAGGGCTTAGTTAAAAAAATAGACAGCGCTGCCGAAACAGCTTCTGCAACATTTGAAAAAGAAGCATAG
- the lspA gene encoding signal peptidase II yields the protein MKNNRTLLIGLLIVFNIIIDQVSKYWVRINVARGSNTEIFGDYLTLHNVENSGAFLGLGSDFNPILKIILLNVLPVIVLTLVLIHIFRDKNLDRFSIVGFACIIGGGIANIYDRILYGQVTDFLHIDLGGVFRTGIFNLADVSVMVGMGCLIVGNFKKKKPKKKEIIEA from the coding sequence ATGAAAAACAACAGAACATTACTTATAGGTTTACTTATCGTTTTTAATATTATTATTGATCAAGTTTCGAAATATTGGGTGAGAATCAATGTCGCCAGAGGCTCTAATACAGAGATTTTTGGGGATTATTTAACTTTGCACAACGTAGAAAATAGTGGTGCCTTTTTAGGCTTAGGAAGTGATTTTAATCCCATTTTAAAAATCATATTATTGAATGTACTACCCGTTATTGTTTTAACGCTAGTACTTATTCATATTTTTAGAGATAAAAATTTAGACCGTTTTTCGATAGTAGGCTTTGCCTGCATTATTGGCGGTGGAATCGCTAATATATATGATCGTATCCTCTATGGTCAGGTAACGGATTTCCTCCATATCGATTTAGGCGGTGTATTTAGAACGGGGATATTTAACCTTGCAGATGTTTCTGTTATGGTTGGAATGGGTTGTTTGATTGTTGGAAATTTCAAAAAGAAAAAACCTAAGAAAAAAGAAATAATAGAAGCATAA
- a CDS encoding amidohydrolase family protein has protein sequence MKKITLVLVFLFSLLLHAQNTYLHCGKVIDTKSGKVDTNKTIIVSGNKIIAIENGFIELKTDKDRVIDLKSKTVMPGLIDMHVHLEGESNPKSYLEQYTLNASDIAFNATVFAKETLYSGFTTVRDLGGSGVNIALRNAINAGKVEGPRVFTAGKSLATTGGHADPTNGNNKEFIGDPGPKEGVVNNVADAKKAVRQRYKNGADWIKITATGGVLSVAKSGSNPQFTVEEIKAICDTAKDYGMQVAAHAHGDEGMQRAILGGVKTIEHGTYMSDATMELMKKNEVYLVPTITAGKEVEEKAKIIGFYPDIIVPKALAVGPKIQGTFGKAYKKGVGIAFGTDAGVFKHGDNGKEFGFMVEAGMPAIEALQSATITNAKLLGMENEIGQLKVGFIADIVATNDNPMESIRTMEAVVFVMKEGKVYKN, from the coding sequence ATGAAAAAAATAACACTAGTACTTGTTTTTCTATTTTCACTACTGCTTCATGCGCAAAACACCTATTTGCATTGTGGGAAAGTGATTGATACAAAAAGTGGAAAAGTAGACACTAATAAAACCATTATAGTTTCTGGGAATAAAATAATAGCTATCGAAAATGGGTTTATTGAATTAAAAACGGATAAAGATAGGGTCATCGATTTAAAATCAAAAACAGTCATGCCTGGTCTAATAGATATGCATGTGCATCTAGAAGGCGAGAGTAACCCAAAAAGTTATTTGGAGCAATACACACTTAACGCATCTGACATTGCTTTTAATGCGACAGTTTTTGCAAAAGAAACCTTGTATTCAGGCTTTACGACGGTTAGAGATTTAGGCGGAAGTGGAGTGAACATTGCCTTAAGAAATGCAATAAATGCAGGGAAAGTAGAAGGCCCACGTGTCTTTACAGCAGGAAAATCATTGGCGACTACAGGTGGTCATGCAGATCCAACCAATGGAAATAATAAAGAATTTATTGGCGATCCAGGACCAAAAGAAGGCGTGGTCAATAATGTTGCTGATGCTAAAAAAGCAGTAAGGCAGCGCTATAAAAATGGAGCCGATTGGATAAAAATCACGGCTACTGGAGGCGTGCTTAGCGTCGCTAAAAGTGGTAGTAATCCTCAATTCACAGTAGAAGAAATTAAAGCGATATGTGATACAGCAAAAGATTATGGGATGCAAGTTGCTGCTCATGCTCATGGTGATGAAGGGATGCAACGTGCTATATTGGGTGGTGTTAAAACTATTGAGCATGGCACTTACATGAGCGATGCAACGATGGAATTAATGAAAAAAAATGAGGTGTATTTAGTACCCACCATTACTGCTGGAAAAGAAGTAGAAGAGAAAGCAAAAATTATAGGGTTCTATCCAGATATTATAGTTCCAAAAGCCCTGGCTGTTGGCCCAAAAATTCAAGGTACTTTTGGGAAAGCTTATAAAAAAGGTGTAGGAATTGCTTTTGGTACAGATGCAGGTGTTTTCAAACATGGAGATAACGGAAAGGAATTTGGTTTTATGGTAGAAGCGGGCATGCCTGCCATAGAAGCATTGCAAAGTGCAACGATTACCAATGCAAAACTATTGGGAATGGAAAATGAAATCGGGCAATTAAAAGTTGGTTTTATTGCAGATATTGTAGCGACTAATGACAACCCTATGGAGTCTATTAGAACAATGGAAGCCGTAGTTTTTGTCATGAAAGAAGGAAAAGTGTACAAAAACTAA
- a CDS encoding DegT/DnrJ/EryC1/StrS aminotransferase family protein: MKKIQMVDLKGQYADIKTVVNDSIQEVIENTTFINGPKVHEFQKNLEDYLGVKHVIPCANGTDALQIAMMGLGLKPGDEVITADFTFAATVEVIALLNLTPVLVDVDPETFNIDIEAVKKAITPKTKAIVPVHLFGQCANMEALMAIAKEHNLYVIEDNAQGIGAKYTNSKGEKAMSGTIGHVASTSFFPSKNLGCYGDGGALFTNDDALAHTLRGIVNHGMYERYHHDVVGVNSRLDSIQAAVLDAKLPHLDKYNKARRNAARKYNKAFSNHPKITTPQTVNACEGICDTCDCHVFHQYTLKIENSNRDALVAHLNEKGIPCGVYYPIPLHKQKAYLDSRYKEENFKVTNQLVKEVISLPMHTELDNEQIDFITKTVIDFVDNN; the protein is encoded by the coding sequence ATGAAAAAAATCCAAATGGTTGACCTTAAAGGTCAATACGCAGATATAAAAACGGTTGTAAATGATTCTATACAAGAGGTTATAGAGAATACAACGTTTATAAATGGACCGAAAGTTCATGAGTTTCAAAAAAATTTAGAAGACTATTTAGGTGTAAAACATGTGATTCCCTGTGCTAATGGAACAGATGCTTTACAAATTGCCATGATGGGCTTAGGCTTAAAGCCTGGTGACGAAGTGATTACTGCCGATTTTACCTTCGCAGCGACGGTAGAAGTGATAGCCTTATTAAATCTCACCCCCGTTTTGGTTGATGTAGATCCAGAAACCTTTAATATAGATATAGAGGCGGTTAAAAAAGCAATTACACCCAAAACAAAGGCAATAGTGCCAGTGCATTTATTTGGACAATGCGCAAATATGGAAGCCCTTATGGCTATAGCAAAAGAACATAACTTATATGTAATAGAGGATAATGCGCAAGGTATTGGCGCAAAATATACCAATAGTAAAGGTGAAAAAGCCATGTCTGGTACCATTGGTCATGTCGCGTCAACCTCTTTTTTTCCCTCTAAAAATTTAGGGTGTTATGGAGATGGTGGCGCTCTTTTTACAAATGACGATGCTTTGGCGCATACGCTACGGGGCATTGTAAACCATGGGATGTATGAACGTTATCACCATGATGTTGTTGGGGTAAATTCTCGATTAGATTCTATACAGGCGGCTGTATTAGATGCTAAATTACCACATCTCGATAAGTACAATAAGGCGCGCAGAAATGCAGCTAGAAAATACAATAAGGCCTTTTCTAATCACCCAAAAATAACCACACCTCAAACGGTAAATGCTTGTGAGGGAATTTGTGATACCTGTGATTGCCACGTGTTTCACCAATACACCTTGAAGATTGAAAATTCAAACCGCGATGCATTGGTTGCGCATCTAAACGAAAAAGGAATTCCATGTGGTGTGTATTATCCAATCCCTTTACACAAACAAAAAGCGTATTTAGATTCGCGTTACAAGGAAGAAAATTTTAAAGTCACTAACCAATTGGTTAAAGAGGTCATTTCTTTACCAATGCATACAGAATTAGATAACGAGCAAATAGATTTTATCACCAAAACAGTTATTGATTTTGTAGATAATAATTAA
- a CDS encoding 3-deoxy-D-manno-octulosonic acid transferase, producing MYFSTKHFIKLNSLYSLGIYFASYILKIIALFNKKIKLGVEGRSKTFEILKQHISQTDKTLWFHCASLGEYEQGLPVFQELRKDFPNHKIVLSFFSPSGYEIRKNSPIADVVVYLPLDTKKNAKRFLDFVHPELTIFVKYEIWPNLLNALKNRQLKAILISAVFRKNQSFFNWYGKYTRQALFAFEHIFTQNKSSEVLLKTIGYDSVSISGDTRFDRVTNQLQQNNTIDFLEAFKQNKLCIVVGSSWPEDEKLIIDYINKEAPSDLKFIIAPHNIKSNQIQQLKKSIKKPCVLFSEMDGVKLEHYQVFIMDTIGLLSKTYRYADIAYIGGAIGTTGLHNTLEAAAFGIPIIIGDKHYNFPEAQAMIDNKGMLSVSNQQELNSALNLLIDNTVKRKNYGKNNFEYIQKNRGAVIRILAYLRK from the coding sequence ATGTATTTTAGCACAAAGCATTTTATCAAGTTGAATTCACTCTACTCATTAGGTATTTATTTCGCCAGTTATATACTGAAAATCATTGCATTATTTAATAAAAAGATAAAACTTGGCGTCGAAGGCAGAAGTAAAACTTTTGAAATTTTAAAACAACACATTTCTCAAACTGACAAAACACTATGGTTTCATTGTGCTTCTTTGGGAGAATATGAACAAGGCTTGCCCGTTTTTCAAGAACTTCGTAAAGATTTTCCTAATCATAAAATTGTTCTCAGCTTTTTTTCTCCCTCTGGTTATGAAATCCGTAAAAACAGCCCCATTGCAGATGTTGTAGTCTATTTACCTTTAGACACTAAAAAAAATGCCAAACGTTTTTTAGACTTTGTGCATCCAGAATTAACCATTTTTGTTAAATATGAGATCTGGCCTAATCTTTTGAACGCATTAAAAAACAGGCAGTTAAAAGCGATTTTAATTTCGGCTGTTTTCAGAAAAAACCAGTCCTTTTTTAATTGGTATGGCAAATATACGCGTCAAGCTTTGTTTGCATTCGAACATATTTTTACCCAAAATAAAAGTTCTGAAGTGTTATTAAAAACTATTGGGTATGACTCTGTTTCTATTTCAGGTGATACACGATTTGATCGGGTTACCAATCAACTTCAACAAAACAATACTATTGACTTTCTTGAAGCCTTTAAACAAAATAAGCTATGTATCGTGGTTGGCAGTTCTTGGCCAGAAGACGAAAAATTAATTATAGACTACATTAATAAAGAAGCTCCTAGCGACTTAAAATTTATTATCGCCCCTCACAATATTAAGTCGAATCAAATTCAGCAATTAAAAAAAAGCATAAAGAAACCGTGCGTATTGTTTTCCGAGATGGACGGTGTAAAACTAGAGCATTATCAAGTCTTTATAATGGACACTATTGGTTTATTGAGTAAAACATATCGTTACGCAGATATTGCCTACATAGGTGGCGCCATTGGAACAACAGGTTTACACAACACCTTAGAAGCCGCAGCCTTTGGGATTCCTATTATTATAGGAGACAAGCATTATAATTTTCCTGAAGCCCAAGCGATGATTGACAATAAAGGGATGCTTAGTGTGTCAAACCAACAAGAATTAAATAGTGCTCTTAATCTGTTGATTGATAATACTGTTAAAAGAAAAAATTATGGCAAAAACAATTTTGAATATATTCAAAAAAACAGAGGGGCTGTAATTAGAATTCTAGCGTATTTACGTAAATAA